From the Candidatus Delongbacteria bacterium genome, one window contains:
- a CDS encoding S8 family serine peptidase, with translation MSSIFDAGIHTSSGTSFSAPHVTGVVAQLIEKYGSSVNINNYVTYFKGRLMLGAQASLVDDTSHRTGDSAIFYNHQGAGFLDATNSAKSIAGWNKYVRLSTLSSNYYVYIFTPPMDFSIRAVLIFEKPENSQVTSNYGNSLNLYLQSPGGTVFSSSTSSTNIFEMLEYTIPANQDILLRVNRAAYISSSLYISISCFWMGV, from the coding sequence ATAAGCAGCATTTTTGATGCTGGGATTCATACAAGCTCAGGTACTAGTTTTTCAGCCCCTCATGTAACAGGGGTTGTTGCTCAGTTGATTGAAAAGTATGGATCTTCTGTTAACATAAATAATTATGTTACCTATTTCAAAGGACGTTTGATGTTAGGAGCTCAAGCATCATTGGTAGATGATACTTCACACAGGACAGGTGATAGTGCAATATTCTATAATCACCAAGGAGCTGGGTTTCTAGATGCAACAAATAGCGCTAAATCAATAGCAGGCTGGAATAAATATGTTAGACTGAGTACTCTCAGTTCAAATTACTATGTATATATATTTACTCCACCAATGGATTTTTCGATAAGGGCAGTGCTTATTTTCGAGAAACCCGAGAATTCGCAGGTAACAAGTAATTATGGCAATAGTCTTAATCTTTATCTTCAGAGTCCTGGAGGAACCGTATTTAGTTCTTCAACATCCTCCACGAATATATTTGAAATGTTGGAATACACAATTCCTGCGAATCAAGATATTTTGCTTAGAGTGAATAGAGCAGCCTATATTAGTTCATCACTATATATATCGATAAGTTGTTTCTGGATGGGGGTATAA
- a CDS encoding S8 family serine peptidase, with protein MTKTDILKIIEDERILGVSEYTNEIPENELLLSVDQVNAGYGTVQNPGLKNASQGGYDGDGVTIGIIEAASGRFDPDAPQLSDMVSSGQLEFIEVEGVNETITDHATHVTNIIAGQSYAFSGNTYEGIATGARVYQSGIAYESDVYTAFNQFIDLGVDVVNCSLGSSSSSYTSFDQEIDNLIYTSKVLFVKSAGNSYGTVTSPGKAYNAITVGNSETKSNSTTAESILYDIASSSSYQVNSYLSNKPELALYKQHF; from the coding sequence ATGACTAAAACTGATATTCTGAAAATAATTGAAGATGAAAGAATATTAGGGGTTTCTGAGTATACAAATGAAATTCCAGAAAATGAACTGCTTTTATCTGTTGATCAAGTAAATGCTGGATATGGTACAGTTCAGAATCCAGGGCTAAAGAATGCTTCTCAAGGTGGTTATGATGGCGATGGAGTCACTATTGGAATAATTGAAGCAGCAAGCGGAAGATTTGATCCCGATGCTCCTCAACTCAGTGATATGGTTTCTAGTGGACAATTAGAATTTATTGAAGTTGAAGGAGTTAATGAAACAATTACTGATCATGCTACACATGTAACAAATATCATTGCTGGTCAGAGCTATGCATTTTCTGGAAACACATATGAAGGTATTGCGACAGGAGCCCGGGTATATCAATCTGGAATTGCTTACGAATCTGATGTATATACTGCGTTTAATCAATTTATCGATTTGGGAGTAGATGTAGTTAATTGTAGTTTAGGTTCTTCTTCCAGTTCATATACTTCATTTGATCAAGAAATAGATAATCTCATTTACACATCAAAAGTTCTATTTGTTAAAAGTGCAGGGAACAGTTATGGAACAGTTACTAGCCCTGGTAAGGCTTATAATGCAATAACTGTCGGTAATTCTGAGACAAAAAGCAATAGTACAACAGCTGAGAGTATTCTGTATGATATAGCGAGTAGCTCAAGTTACCAAGTAAATAGTTATTTATCAAATAAACCTGAATTAGCTTTATATAAGCAGCATTTTTGA